A window of Sagittula sp. P11 genomic DNA:
GCGGTCGAAGGCCAGCGCGTAGACCAGCGGCTTCAACGTCGAGCCGGGCGACCGCTGCGCCGTGGTCATGTCGACGAACCCCTGGTTCAGCGTGCCCGCGTAATCGGGCGACCCGACAGAGGCCAGCACCTCGCCGCTGTCGTGATCCGCCAGCACGATGGCCATGGACAGGCGAGGGTCGAGCCGCGCCATGTGGTGCCGCGCGAGGTCTTCGAGGCTGCGCTGGAGGTCGGCGTCCAGCGTCAGGTCGTGCCGCCCCGGCGCCTCTGCCACCGCGCGGTCGGCCATGTGCGGGGCAAGCTGCGGCATCGGGAAACGGCCCCTGGGCGACGGGTCGAGCGCATCGGACCGGGCCGCCGACATCGGGATCACGCCTGCCTCCGCCATGCGGACCATGACCCGGTTGCGCGCCTCGCGGGCGGCTTCCGGGTGGCGGTCGGGGCGGCGGCTTTCGGGGGCCTGCGGCAGGGCGACCAGCAGCGCGGCCTCGGCGGGTGTCAGGCGGCGCGGCTCCTTCCCCAGCCAGATCAGCGAGGCGGCGCGCAGCCCCTCGACGTTGCCGCCGTAGGGCGCAAGCAGGGTATAGAGCGCGAGGATCTCGTCCTTGGTCAGCCGCCGCTCAAGCGCCAGCGCCAGCCGCATCTGCCGCAGCTTGCCCTGCCACTGGCCGGTGGTCCCATCCTCCAGCAGGCGGGCCACCTGCATCGTCAGGGTCGAGGCGCCTGACACCACGCGCCCGTGCCGCAGCCCCTGTGCCACGGCCCGCGCCGTCGCCCGCAAATCGACACCGTTGTGGCTGAAGAACCGCTTGTCCTCGTAGGCGACGAGCATCCGGTAGAACAGCGGATCGACCTGGTCCGGCGTCACCGTCATCCGCCACAGCCCGTCCTCGATGGTATAGGCACGCAAGAGGTCGCCGTCGCGGTCCCGCACCTCGGGCGACGTGGCGCGCACCAGCAGCGGGATCTCCGTCGCGTCGACCCAGTCGGACAGCCGGTCGCCCGCGAAGGCCACACACCACAGCGCCACGACCAGAGCGGACAGGCGCCTCAGACCGCGCCGTTCAGGCATCTTCCTCGCGCTCCCAGAGGCCGGGATACAGCGTCACGAAGCCATGCTGATCGACCTGCAACTGCGTCTCGAAATCCGTCTCCTGCGCGGTGTAGCGCACGAGGTGCCCGCGTTCGCGCGTGTAGCTTTGCGTCAGCGGGCCAAGGTTCGGCCCCGGCAGGCGCAGCCACGCGGCGGTCACGTCGATGCGCCCCACCTCCGGCAGACGGCGCAGCGGCATCAGGTTGGTCGCGGGGGTAAAGCTGAGGTCCACATCCTCCGCCCCCTCGAGCCCCTCTTGCACCTCTCCGTTGAAGCTCCAGACGCCGTCCTTGCGCAGCAGCTTCCACGCCACGGTTTCGCCCGCATAGGCACCGCTTATGTCGGCGGAGCGGGTGCACCAGTCCTCCCCGATGCGCACGACGTAATCCAGCGCGGCCCAGCCGGTGCCGTCCCGGAACCGCGCGTGGCCCACCAGCATCCAGCCATTGTCCAGCCGGGCGAGGCGGCACTTGTCCTCGCCCTCGCGGTCCAGCGCGCGCCATTGGGCGGTGGCGACCGTCGTGCCGGTCATTCAGCCACCGACACGCTGCCGGAGGCCGTCGTCGCCCGGTATTCCGGGCGGTACATGTCCTCCACCAGCGCGGCAGGCTGGTGGAAGGTGCCCGGAGACACCGCCCGCAGGATATAGGCCAGCCGGATCGGCGCGGCGTCGCGCTGGTCGACCGACGCGATGAAGCGGTCGGCCCGGAACTCGCTGAACTCCGTGTCCGAGGTCTCCAGCCAGTCGAGCCCGCGCACATCGCCGGACCGGATCAGCGACGGGTTGTCGATTTCCAGACCGGCGGGCAGCGGATCGTCGATGATCAGCCGCGCGCGCGTGTCCTCGGCGGGCCGCACCGTGACCACGGCCACTATGCGGTCGCCCACCGCGATGTCGCCTACCGGGTCGCCGTCCATGGTGAAATAGGCCCGCTCGATGGCATAGCCGTAGCCCGAGGCCTCCGTCGCACCTTCGGGCACACCCAGCGTCGTGAGCGTCACGTCGGTCGGGGTGCCGGAGGTGTTGGTCAGCGTGGTCGGCTGCATCCCCTGCGCCGCGATCCGGCGCACAAACGGCCCCGCCAGCGGCGCGCCGTCCAGTTCGAGGCCGGACACCGTCGGATCCTGCACCATCGCGTGTGCTGCCAGCAGCGCCCAGGCCTGTTCCTGTGTGGACAGGGGCCGGTCGTAGGACGCGATGCGTGTCGTCAGGGCGCCCGTGTCGATGCTGTCCGAGCGCGCCTCCACTGCCAGCGACAGCACACCCGCCGTATCCCGCAGCCGGGAGCCATAGTCAGCGCGGTACACCTGCCCCTCGGCTGGCGGACGCAAAGCGATCCGTGCCGCGGCCTTCGAGAACAGTGCATCCGCGCGCGGCTGGTCGCCATAGGCCGCCAGCGCCGCGCCAAGCTGCGCCTGCGCCAAGGGTGTGGCGAAGTTGTCGGCGCGCTCGTCGGCGTAGTAGCGCAGGTCGCCCATGGCCGCCTCGCCCTCGCGCGCCAGCACCATCAGCGCATACGCGATGTCCTCGCCCCCGTCGTCGAAGTCCGCCGCATAGGCGATCTCGTTCTTCAGGTTGTCCAGCGCGTTGCGGAAGGCGATGTCCGGAACGGTGTA
This region includes:
- the pbpC gene encoding penicillin-binding protein 1C encodes the protein MPERRGLRRLSALVVALWCVAFAGDRLSDWVDATEIPLLVRATSPEVRDRDGDLLRAYTIEDGLWRMTVTPDQVDPLFYRMLVAYEDKRFFSHNGVDLRATARAVAQGLRHGRVVSGASTLTMQVARLLEDGTTGQWQGKLRQMRLALALERRLTKDEILALYTLLAPYGGNVEGLRAASLIWLGKEPRRLTPAEAALLVALPQAPESRRPDRHPEAAREARNRVMVRMAEAGVIPMSAARSDALDPSPRGRFPMPQLAPHMADRAVAEAPGRHDLTLDADLQRSLEDLARHHMARLDPRLSMAIVLADHDSGEVLASVGSPDYAGTLNQGFVDMTTAQRSPGSTLKPLVYALAFDRGLAHPETLILDTPVHFGSYAPQNFDGEYRGELTVRRALQLSLNIPVVRLTEALGPAHLMAALQGAGLKPALQGGAPGLALSLGGVGLTLEEMVQLYAALAHGGEARPLRWKVSTAEEATPRRLVSRASAWQVGHILAGITPPSAAGPKGRIAWKTGTSYGHRDAWALGWDGRYVAGVWIGRPDGTPVPGAFGADLAAPVLFEALGRASARPVPLPAPPPETLMISNAQLPANLQRFGPRAETAALQVTFPPDGATLAVSPSGVPLKLRGGTPPYTVLADGAVLATGLRRPELLAPISGPGFTTLSVIDARGQSGRTTIELR
- a CDS encoding putative glycolipid-binding domain-containing protein, translated to MTGTTVATAQWRALDREGEDKCRLARLDNGWMLVGHARFRDGTGWAALDYVVRIGEDWCTRSADISGAYAGETVAWKLLRKDGVWSFNGEVQEGLEGAEDVDLSFTPATNLMPLRRLPEVGRIDVTAAWLRLPGPNLGPLTQSYTRERGHLVRYTAQETDFETQLQVDQHGFVTLYPGLWEREEDA